The following coding sequences lie in one Cotesia glomerata isolate CgM1 linkage group LG5, MPM_Cglom_v2.3, whole genome shotgun sequence genomic window:
- the LOC123265428 gene encoding vinculin isoform X3, whose translation MPVFHTKTIESILEPVAQQVSRLVILHEEAEDGNAMPDLERPVYAVSMAVTNLVKVGKETINSSDDALLKQDMPAALQRVEGASRLLEEASALLKHDPYSGPARKKLIEGSRGILQGTSSLLLCFDESEVRKIIRECKRVLDYLAVTEVIETMEDLVHFLKNLSPCLSKVSREVGAREKELTHQVHREILIRCLDQVKTLAPILICSMKIFIHIISQGGRGAEEAAENRNYLSSRMSDELNEIIRVLQLTTYDEEEWDADQLTVLKKAQSAIESRVRTAHDWLDDGRAMQGGVGEKSLRQIIEQANKLADRYLSPSQSEAMSKITSQLATMTNALCELRQDGKGTSVQAESLARGIKEKLNDLRSSVASAIVAVDKSGTAQTAHTVAGRLEQANKWLLNPQHDDKGLGQRAIAMIIHEGKKNQQSLPYVSLLLCRRIYKNVAEGLPGIHKAEILQLCDEVENLSRQLADMCAYGQGNTPRAQEIARQLSQKLYELKNRIQQAVVSRVVEDFIDITTPLKQFTDAVLTPEGTPGREQNFNDKTHALQIFSNRAVKTARMVAAGGSSGNKKLAEALLNSASQVESLTPQLVNAGRIRMSYPESKAADEHFENLRQQYAETMQRTRALCDEATDSADFIRTSEEQMQKHTFLCEEAIAKQHPQKMVDNTAAIARLANRVILVAKQESDNSEDLSFIQRVNQTADVLQHCVTPMVQDAKAVAMNITDGPSISHWRESNRALLNSVGQVRKALHPDQRTSPDISQLHISDVDKVPVPRHTYFTDKVGEPLKNQPSPSHLSAVSPTFNADKSQHRSISPLPKWARGGDNPDLLYQELASDNNFEKTVQPGGCYDNYIEDKYEMAPPRPPLPGGEIAPPRPPPPETDDEDEMFMHAPQPNQPIMMAAHGLHQEVRQWSSKDNDIIAAAKKMAILMARLSGLVRGEGGNKRDLIACAKAIAEASQEVTRLAKELARECTDKRIRTNLLQVCERIPTIGTQLKILSTVKATMLGAQGTEEDQEATDMLVGNAQNLMQSVKETVRAAECASIKIRTASGMKLRWVRRQPWYQY comes from the exons atgcctgtTTTTCATACAAAAACTATTGAAAGCATCCTCGAGCCCGTAGCGCAGcag gtTTCAAGACTTGTTATTCTTCATGAAGAAGCTGAAGATGGAAATGCAATGCCAGATTTGGAGCGGCCTGTGTACGCCGTCAGCATGGCAGTTACGAATCTCGTAAAA gtCGGAAAAGAAACAATTAATTCTTCGGATGATGCGCTGCTTAAACAAGACATGCCGGCTGCGCTCCAACGTGTTGAAGGTGCTTCAAGACTTCTTGAAGAGGCTTCGGCATTGCTGAAGCATGATCCGTACTCTGGACCTGCCAg aaaaaaactgattgaagGCTCTAGAGGTATTCTTCAAGGCACCAGTTCTCTGCTTCTGTGTTTTGATGAAAGCGAAGTCCGAAAAATAATTAGAGAATGTAAAAGAGTCTTGGATTACTTGGCTGTAACAGAAGTTATCGAAACAATGGAGGACTTAGttcatttcttaaaaaatctcaGCCCGTGTTTGAGCAAAGTCTCACGTGAAGTGGGTGCAAGAGAAAAAGAATTGACTCATCAAGTTCATCgtgaaattttaattcgttGTTTGGATCAAGTTAAAACTCTGGCGCCTATTTTAATTTGTTCgatgaaaatattcattcatATTATATCTCAGGGAGGCAGAGGCGCTGAAGAAGCTGCAGAAAATCGCAATTATCTTTCCAGTCGTATGtctgatgaattaaatgaaattattcgTGTGCTTCAATTAACAACTTATGATGAAGAAGAGTGGGATGCTGATCAATTGACG GTGTTGAAAAAAGCTCAAAGTGCCATAGAATCCCGAGTAAGAACCGCCCATGATTGGCTGGACGACGGTCGAGCAATGCAAGGTGGAGTTGGTGAAAAAAGTTTGCGCCAAATAATCGAACAAGCAAACAAACTCGCCGATCGGTATTTGTCACCCTCACAATCTGAAGCTATGTCAAAAATTACATCGCAATTGGCAACCATGACTAATGCACTTTGTGAATTACGTCAGGACGGAAAAGGAACGTCTGTACAAGCAGAATCGCTTGCTCGGGGAATTAAAGAGAAGCTCAATGATCTCCGTTCTTCGGTAGCTTCAGCAATTGTTGCTGTTGACAAATCAGGAACAGCCCAAACAGCTCACACTGTCGCTGGTCGACTTGAGCAAGCCAATAAATGGCTGTTGAACCCTCAACATGATGATAAAGGGCTCGGACAGCGTGCCATAGCTATGATTATTCACGAAGGAAAAAAA AATCAGCAAAGTTTGCCTTACGTAAGTTTGTTATTGTGTAGAAGaatctataaaaat GTAGCTGAAGGCCTTCCAGGTATTCATAAAGCAGAAATTCTCCAACTTTGCGATGAAGTTGAGAACTTATCACGCCAGTTGGCAGATATGTGTGCTTATGGTCAAGGAAATACGCCACGAGCGCAAGAGATCGCCCGACAATTATCACAAAAGCTTTATGAGCTGAAAAATCGTATTCAACAAGCAGTCGTGTCGCGAGTGGTTGAAGATTTTATTGACATTACAACACCACTCAAGCAATTTACCGACGCGGTTTTAACTCCCGAAGGTACTCCAGGACGTGAGCAAAATTTCAACGACAAAACTCACGCGCTTCAGATCTTTTCAAACCGAGCTGTTAAAACAGCGCGTATGGTAGCTGCTGGTGGTAGCAGtggcaataaaaaattagctgAAGCTCTGTTAAACAGCGCTTCTCAGGTCGAATCATTGACCCCGCAATTGGTCAATGCTGGACGCATCAGAATGAGCTATCCGGAAAGCAAAGCTGCTGATGAGcactttgaaaatttgcgTCAGCAGTATGCTGAGACGATGCAGCGCACAAGAGCGCTTTGTGATGAAGCCACTGATAGCGCTGATTTTATCCGTACGTCCGAGGAACAAATGCAGAAACATACTTTCCTTTGTGAAGAAGCCATTGCTAAGCAACATCCACAAAAAATGGTTGATAATACCGCTGCTATCGCGCGCTTAGCCAATCGAGTTATTCTTGTCGCTAAGCAAGAGAGCGACAATAGTGAAGATTTGTCGTTTATTCAACGGGTTAATCAAACTGCTGATGTTCTTCAGCACTGTGTTACTCCCATGGTCCAGGATGCTAAAGCCGTCGCTATGAATATCACTGATGGGCCGTCTATTTCACATTGGAGGGAAAGCAATCGTgct CTTTTAAATAGCGTGGGTCAAGTTCGCAAAGCTTTGCATCCTGATCAAAGAACTTCTCCGGACATTTCGCAACTGCATATTAGCGATG tgGATAAAGTGCCCGTACCTCGGCACACTTACTTTACAGATAAag TCGGTGAACCTTTGAAGAATCAGCCGTCACCCAGCCACTTGAGCGCGGTCAGCCCGACATTTAATGCTGACAAATCGCAGCATCGTTCCATCAGTCCGTTGCCTAAATGGGCACGTGGAG GAGATAATCCAGATCTGCTATACCAGGAACTAGCCTCTGACAACAACTTTGAGAAAACGGTTCAACCCGGAG GATGTTACGATAATTACATTGAGGATAAATATG aaaTGGCACCACCTAGACCTCCTTTACCAGGGGGAGAGATAGCCCCTCCAAGACCACCACCACCAGAGACTGATGATGAAGACGAGATGTTTATGCATGCTCCTCAACCTAATCAACCAATTatg atggCAGCTCATGGTCTTCATCAAGAAGTTCGTCAGTGGTCTAGCAAAGATAATGATATTATTGCTGCTGCTAAAAAAATGGCTATTTTGATGGCTCGTCTTTCTGGTTTAGTTCGAGGCGAAGGTGGTAATAAACGTGATTTGATTGCTTGTGCTAAAGCTATTGCTGAAGCATCACAGGAAGTTACACGTTTAGCTAAAGAATTGGCTCGAGAGTGCACTGATAAGCGTATTCGCACg aacttGCTTCAAGTATGTGAAAGAATTCCGACAATAGGAACTCAATTGAAGATTCTATCGACTGTAAAAGCGACAATGCTTGGTGCTCaag GTACGGAGGAGGATCAAGAAGCAACTGACATGCTTGTCGGAAACGCGCAAAATCTTATGCAGAGCGTAAAGGAGACAGTAAGAGCTGCCGAGTGTGCAAGTATAAAGATTCGTACGGCCTCGGGAATGAAACTACGTTGGGTTCGTCGTCAGCCTTGGTACCAATATTAG
- the LOC123265428 gene encoding vinculin isoform X7, whose translation MPVFHTKTIESILEPVAQQVSRLVILHEEAEDGNAMPDLERPVYAVSMAVTNLVKVGKETINSSDDALLKQDMPAALQRVEGASRLLEEASALLKHDPYSGPARKKLIEGSRGILQGTSSLLLCFDESEVRKIIRECKRVLDYLAVTEVIETMEDLVHFLKNLSPCLSKVSREVGAREKELTHQVHREILIRCLDQVKTLAPILICSMKIFIHIISQGGRGAEEAAENRNYLSSRMSDELNEIIRVLQLTTYDEEEWDADQLTVLKKAQSAIESRVRTAHDWLDDGRAMQGGVGEKSLRQIIEQANKLADRYLSPSQSEAMSKITSQLATMTNALCELRQDGKGTSVQAESLARGIKEKLNDLRSSVASAIVAVDKSGTAQTAHTVAGRLEQANKWLLNPQHDDKGLGQRAIAMIIHEGKKNQQSLPYVSLLLCRRIYKNVAEGLPGIHKAEILQLCDEVENLSRQLADMCAYGQGNTPRAQEIARQLSQKLYELKNRIQQAVVSRVVEDFIDITTPLKQFTDAVLTPEGTPGREQNFNDKTHALQIFSNRAVKTARMVAAGGSSGNKKLAEALLNSASQVESLTPQLVNAGRIRMSYPESKAADEHFENLRQQYAETMQRTRALCDEATDSADFIRTSEEQMQKHTFLCEEAIAKQHPQKMVDNTAAIARLANRVILVAKQESDNSEDLSFIQRVNQTADVLQHCVTPMVQDAKAVAMNITDGPSISHWRESNRALLNSVGQVRKALHPDQRTSPDISQLHISDVDKVPVPRHTYFTDKGCYDNYIEDKYEMAPPRPPLPGGEIAPPRPPPPETDDEDEMFMHAPQPNQPIMMAAHGLHQEVRQWSSKDNDIIAAAKKMAILMARLSGLVRGEGGNKRDLIACAKAIAEASQEVTRLAKELARECTDKRIRTNLLQVCERIPTIGTQLKILSTVKATMLGAQETLPTWEELMLYGTEEDQEATDMLVGNAQNLMQSVKETVRAAECASIKIRTASGMKLRWVRRQPWYQY comes from the exons atgcctgtTTTTCATACAAAAACTATTGAAAGCATCCTCGAGCCCGTAGCGCAGcag gtTTCAAGACTTGTTATTCTTCATGAAGAAGCTGAAGATGGAAATGCAATGCCAGATTTGGAGCGGCCTGTGTACGCCGTCAGCATGGCAGTTACGAATCTCGTAAAA gtCGGAAAAGAAACAATTAATTCTTCGGATGATGCGCTGCTTAAACAAGACATGCCGGCTGCGCTCCAACGTGTTGAAGGTGCTTCAAGACTTCTTGAAGAGGCTTCGGCATTGCTGAAGCATGATCCGTACTCTGGACCTGCCAg aaaaaaactgattgaagGCTCTAGAGGTATTCTTCAAGGCACCAGTTCTCTGCTTCTGTGTTTTGATGAAAGCGAAGTCCGAAAAATAATTAGAGAATGTAAAAGAGTCTTGGATTACTTGGCTGTAACAGAAGTTATCGAAACAATGGAGGACTTAGttcatttcttaaaaaatctcaGCCCGTGTTTGAGCAAAGTCTCACGTGAAGTGGGTGCAAGAGAAAAAGAATTGACTCATCAAGTTCATCgtgaaattttaattcgttGTTTGGATCAAGTTAAAACTCTGGCGCCTATTTTAATTTGTTCgatgaaaatattcattcatATTATATCTCAGGGAGGCAGAGGCGCTGAAGAAGCTGCAGAAAATCGCAATTATCTTTCCAGTCGTATGtctgatgaattaaatgaaattattcgTGTGCTTCAATTAACAACTTATGATGAAGAAGAGTGGGATGCTGATCAATTGACG GTGTTGAAAAAAGCTCAAAGTGCCATAGAATCCCGAGTAAGAACCGCCCATGATTGGCTGGACGACGGTCGAGCAATGCAAGGTGGAGTTGGTGAAAAAAGTTTGCGCCAAATAATCGAACAAGCAAACAAACTCGCCGATCGGTATTTGTCACCCTCACAATCTGAAGCTATGTCAAAAATTACATCGCAATTGGCAACCATGACTAATGCACTTTGTGAATTACGTCAGGACGGAAAAGGAACGTCTGTACAAGCAGAATCGCTTGCTCGGGGAATTAAAGAGAAGCTCAATGATCTCCGTTCTTCGGTAGCTTCAGCAATTGTTGCTGTTGACAAATCAGGAACAGCCCAAACAGCTCACACTGTCGCTGGTCGACTTGAGCAAGCCAATAAATGGCTGTTGAACCCTCAACATGATGATAAAGGGCTCGGACAGCGTGCCATAGCTATGATTATTCACGAAGGAAAAAAA AATCAGCAAAGTTTGCCTTACGTAAGTTTGTTATTGTGTAGAAGaatctataaaaat GTAGCTGAAGGCCTTCCAGGTATTCATAAAGCAGAAATTCTCCAACTTTGCGATGAAGTTGAGAACTTATCACGCCAGTTGGCAGATATGTGTGCTTATGGTCAAGGAAATACGCCACGAGCGCAAGAGATCGCCCGACAATTATCACAAAAGCTTTATGAGCTGAAAAATCGTATTCAACAAGCAGTCGTGTCGCGAGTGGTTGAAGATTTTATTGACATTACAACACCACTCAAGCAATTTACCGACGCGGTTTTAACTCCCGAAGGTACTCCAGGACGTGAGCAAAATTTCAACGACAAAACTCACGCGCTTCAGATCTTTTCAAACCGAGCTGTTAAAACAGCGCGTATGGTAGCTGCTGGTGGTAGCAGtggcaataaaaaattagctgAAGCTCTGTTAAACAGCGCTTCTCAGGTCGAATCATTGACCCCGCAATTGGTCAATGCTGGACGCATCAGAATGAGCTATCCGGAAAGCAAAGCTGCTGATGAGcactttgaaaatttgcgTCAGCAGTATGCTGAGACGATGCAGCGCACAAGAGCGCTTTGTGATGAAGCCACTGATAGCGCTGATTTTATCCGTACGTCCGAGGAACAAATGCAGAAACATACTTTCCTTTGTGAAGAAGCCATTGCTAAGCAACATCCACAAAAAATGGTTGATAATACCGCTGCTATCGCGCGCTTAGCCAATCGAGTTATTCTTGTCGCTAAGCAAGAGAGCGACAATAGTGAAGATTTGTCGTTTATTCAACGGGTTAATCAAACTGCTGATGTTCTTCAGCACTGTGTTACTCCCATGGTCCAGGATGCTAAAGCCGTCGCTATGAATATCACTGATGGGCCGTCTATTTCACATTGGAGGGAAAGCAATCGTgct CTTTTAAATAGCGTGGGTCAAGTTCGCAAAGCTTTGCATCCTGATCAAAGAACTTCTCCGGACATTTCGCAACTGCATATTAGCGATG tgGATAAAGTGCCCGTACCTCGGCACACTTACTTTACAGATAAag GATGTTACGATAATTACATTGAGGATAAATATG aaaTGGCACCACCTAGACCTCCTTTACCAGGGGGAGAGATAGCCCCTCCAAGACCACCACCACCAGAGACTGATGATGAAGACGAGATGTTTATGCATGCTCCTCAACCTAATCAACCAATTatg atggCAGCTCATGGTCTTCATCAAGAAGTTCGTCAGTGGTCTAGCAAAGATAATGATATTATTGCTGCTGCTAAAAAAATGGCTATTTTGATGGCTCGTCTTTCTGGTTTAGTTCGAGGCGAAGGTGGTAATAAACGTGATTTGATTGCTTGTGCTAAAGCTATTGCTGAAGCATCACAGGAAGTTACACGTTTAGCTAAAGAATTGGCTCGAGAGTGCACTGATAAGCGTATTCGCACg aacttGCTTCAAGTATGTGAAAGAATTCCGACAATAGGAACTCAATTGAAGATTCTATCGACTGTAAAAGCGACAATGCTTGGTGCTCaag AAACGCTCCCCACCTGGGAAGAACTGATGCTATATG GTACGGAGGAGGATCAAGAAGCAACTGACATGCTTGTCGGAAACGCGCAAAATCTTATGCAGAGCGTAAAGGAGACAGTAAGAGCTGCCGAGTGTGCAAGTATAAAGATTCGTACGGCCTCGGGAATGAAACTACGTTGGGTTCGTCGTCAGCCTTGGTACCAATATTAG
- the LOC123265428 gene encoding vinculin isoform X5: protein MPVFHTKTIESILEPVAQQVSRLVILHEEAEDGNAMPDLERPVYAVSMAVTNLVKVGKETINSSDDALLKQDMPAALQRVEGASRLLEEASALLKHDPYSGPARKKLIEGSRGILQGTSSLLLCFDESEVRKIIRECKRVLDYLAVTEVIETMEDLVHFLKNLSPCLSKVSREVGAREKELTHQVHREILIRCLDQVKTLAPILICSMKIFIHIISQGGRGAEEAAENRNYLSSRMSDELNEIIRVLQLTTYDEEEWDADQLTVLKKAQSAIESRVRTAHDWLDDGRAMQGGVGEKSLRQIIEQANKLADRYLSPSQSEAMSKITSQLATMTNALCELRQDGKGTSVQAESLARGIKEKLNDLRSSVASAIVAVDKSGTAQTAHTVAGRLEQANKWLLNPQHDDKGLGQRAIAMIIHEGKKVAEGLPGIHKAEILQLCDEVENLSRQLADMCAYGQGNTPRAQEIARQLSQKLYELKNRIQQAVVSRVVEDFIDITTPLKQFTDAVLTPEGTPGREQNFNDKTHALQIFSNRAVKTARMVAAGGSSGNKKLAEALLNSASQVESLTPQLVNAGRIRMSYPESKAADEHFENLRQQYAETMQRTRALCDEATDSADFIRTSEEQMQKHTFLCEEAIAKQHPQKMVDNTAAIARLANRVILVAKQESDNSEDLSFIQRVNQTADVLQHCVTPMVQDAKAVAMNITDGPSISHWRESNRALLNSVGQVRKALHPDQRTSPDISQLHISDVDKVPVPRHTYFTDKVGEPLKNQPSPSHLSAVSPTFNADKSQHRSISPLPKWARGGDNPDLLYQELASDNNFEKTVQPGGCYDNYIEDKYEMAPPRPPLPGGEIAPPRPPPPETDDEDEMFMHAPQPNQPIMMAAHGLHQEVRQWSSKDNDIIAAAKKMAILMARLSGLVRGEGGNKRDLIACAKAIAEASQEVTRLAKELARECTDKRIRTNLLQVCERIPTIGTQLKILSTVKATMLGAQETLPTWEELMLYGTEEDQEATDMLVGNAQNLMQSVKETVRAAECASIKIRTASGMKLRWVRRQPWYQY, encoded by the exons atgcctgtTTTTCATACAAAAACTATTGAAAGCATCCTCGAGCCCGTAGCGCAGcag gtTTCAAGACTTGTTATTCTTCATGAAGAAGCTGAAGATGGAAATGCAATGCCAGATTTGGAGCGGCCTGTGTACGCCGTCAGCATGGCAGTTACGAATCTCGTAAAA gtCGGAAAAGAAACAATTAATTCTTCGGATGATGCGCTGCTTAAACAAGACATGCCGGCTGCGCTCCAACGTGTTGAAGGTGCTTCAAGACTTCTTGAAGAGGCTTCGGCATTGCTGAAGCATGATCCGTACTCTGGACCTGCCAg aaaaaaactgattgaagGCTCTAGAGGTATTCTTCAAGGCACCAGTTCTCTGCTTCTGTGTTTTGATGAAAGCGAAGTCCGAAAAATAATTAGAGAATGTAAAAGAGTCTTGGATTACTTGGCTGTAACAGAAGTTATCGAAACAATGGAGGACTTAGttcatttcttaaaaaatctcaGCCCGTGTTTGAGCAAAGTCTCACGTGAAGTGGGTGCAAGAGAAAAAGAATTGACTCATCAAGTTCATCgtgaaattttaattcgttGTTTGGATCAAGTTAAAACTCTGGCGCCTATTTTAATTTGTTCgatgaaaatattcattcatATTATATCTCAGGGAGGCAGAGGCGCTGAAGAAGCTGCAGAAAATCGCAATTATCTTTCCAGTCGTATGtctgatgaattaaatgaaattattcgTGTGCTTCAATTAACAACTTATGATGAAGAAGAGTGGGATGCTGATCAATTGACG GTGTTGAAAAAAGCTCAAAGTGCCATAGAATCCCGAGTAAGAACCGCCCATGATTGGCTGGACGACGGTCGAGCAATGCAAGGTGGAGTTGGTGAAAAAAGTTTGCGCCAAATAATCGAACAAGCAAACAAACTCGCCGATCGGTATTTGTCACCCTCACAATCTGAAGCTATGTCAAAAATTACATCGCAATTGGCAACCATGACTAATGCACTTTGTGAATTACGTCAGGACGGAAAAGGAACGTCTGTACAAGCAGAATCGCTTGCTCGGGGAATTAAAGAGAAGCTCAATGATCTCCGTTCTTCGGTAGCTTCAGCAATTGTTGCTGTTGACAAATCAGGAACAGCCCAAACAGCTCACACTGTCGCTGGTCGACTTGAGCAAGCCAATAAATGGCTGTTGAACCCTCAACATGATGATAAAGGGCTCGGACAGCGTGCCATAGCTATGATTATTCACGAAGGAAAAAAA GTAGCTGAAGGCCTTCCAGGTATTCATAAAGCAGAAATTCTCCAACTTTGCGATGAAGTTGAGAACTTATCACGCCAGTTGGCAGATATGTGTGCTTATGGTCAAGGAAATACGCCACGAGCGCAAGAGATCGCCCGACAATTATCACAAAAGCTTTATGAGCTGAAAAATCGTATTCAACAAGCAGTCGTGTCGCGAGTGGTTGAAGATTTTATTGACATTACAACACCACTCAAGCAATTTACCGACGCGGTTTTAACTCCCGAAGGTACTCCAGGACGTGAGCAAAATTTCAACGACAAAACTCACGCGCTTCAGATCTTTTCAAACCGAGCTGTTAAAACAGCGCGTATGGTAGCTGCTGGTGGTAGCAGtggcaataaaaaattagctgAAGCTCTGTTAAACAGCGCTTCTCAGGTCGAATCATTGACCCCGCAATTGGTCAATGCTGGACGCATCAGAATGAGCTATCCGGAAAGCAAAGCTGCTGATGAGcactttgaaaatttgcgTCAGCAGTATGCTGAGACGATGCAGCGCACAAGAGCGCTTTGTGATGAAGCCACTGATAGCGCTGATTTTATCCGTACGTCCGAGGAACAAATGCAGAAACATACTTTCCTTTGTGAAGAAGCCATTGCTAAGCAACATCCACAAAAAATGGTTGATAATACCGCTGCTATCGCGCGCTTAGCCAATCGAGTTATTCTTGTCGCTAAGCAAGAGAGCGACAATAGTGAAGATTTGTCGTTTATTCAACGGGTTAATCAAACTGCTGATGTTCTTCAGCACTGTGTTACTCCCATGGTCCAGGATGCTAAAGCCGTCGCTATGAATATCACTGATGGGCCGTCTATTTCACATTGGAGGGAAAGCAATCGTgct CTTTTAAATAGCGTGGGTCAAGTTCGCAAAGCTTTGCATCCTGATCAAAGAACTTCTCCGGACATTTCGCAACTGCATATTAGCGATG tgGATAAAGTGCCCGTACCTCGGCACACTTACTTTACAGATAAag TCGGTGAACCTTTGAAGAATCAGCCGTCACCCAGCCACTTGAGCGCGGTCAGCCCGACATTTAATGCTGACAAATCGCAGCATCGTTCCATCAGTCCGTTGCCTAAATGGGCACGTGGAG GAGATAATCCAGATCTGCTATACCAGGAACTAGCCTCTGACAACAACTTTGAGAAAACGGTTCAACCCGGAG GATGTTACGATAATTACATTGAGGATAAATATG aaaTGGCACCACCTAGACCTCCTTTACCAGGGGGAGAGATAGCCCCTCCAAGACCACCACCACCAGAGACTGATGATGAAGACGAGATGTTTATGCATGCTCCTCAACCTAATCAACCAATTatg atggCAGCTCATGGTCTTCATCAAGAAGTTCGTCAGTGGTCTAGCAAAGATAATGATATTATTGCTGCTGCTAAAAAAATGGCTATTTTGATGGCTCGTCTTTCTGGTTTAGTTCGAGGCGAAGGTGGTAATAAACGTGATTTGATTGCTTGTGCTAAAGCTATTGCTGAAGCATCACAGGAAGTTACACGTTTAGCTAAAGAATTGGCTCGAGAGTGCACTGATAAGCGTATTCGCACg aacttGCTTCAAGTATGTGAAAGAATTCCGACAATAGGAACTCAATTGAAGATTCTATCGACTGTAAAAGCGACAATGCTTGGTGCTCaag AAACGCTCCCCACCTGGGAAGAACTGATGCTATATG GTACGGAGGAGGATCAAGAAGCAACTGACATGCTTGTCGGAAACGCGCAAAATCTTATGCAGAGCGTAAAGGAGACAGTAAGAGCTGCCGAGTGTGCAAGTATAAAGATTCGTACGGCCTCGGGAATGAAACTACGTTGGGTTCGTCGTCAGCCTTGGTACCAATATTAG